The following proteins come from a genomic window of Trifolium pratense cultivar HEN17-A07 linkage group LG4, ARS_RC_1.1, whole genome shotgun sequence:
- the LOC123881669 gene encoding UDP-glucose flavonoid 3-O-glucosyltransferase 7-like, which translates to MEGVEVERPLKLHFIPYLAPGHMIPLGDIATLFALRGQQVTIITTPSNAHFFTKSLSFANPFFLRLQTVEFPSQQVGLPEGVESMSSTTNSATTGKILAGAMLLHGPIQDFMEKDPPDCIVGDSVYPWVHDLARKLQIPFLSFSGFSLFTVSLMETLRTNNSINSDTDFHLDSGSYVVPNFPHCITMCSKPPKMFTGYMEMVLEWMIKSNGLIINNFAELDGEECIEHYEKTTSLKSWHLGPVSLIRRTNEEKAERGNENVVSVHECLSWLNSKHDNSVLYISYGSICYFSDKQLYEIACGIEASGHKFIWVVPEKIGKEDESDEEKEKWLPKGFEERNIGKNGLIIRGWAPQIMILSHTAIGAFMTHCGWNSIVEAVSSGVPMITWPVHGEQFYNEKLITDVRRIGVEVGATEWCLNGVEEKEKVVSRDSIERAVKRLMDDGDEAEEIRGRAREFRDKARLAVQEGGSSHKNLLALIDELKRLRDHKPLD; encoded by the coding sequence ATGGAAGGTGTTGAAGTTGAACGACCATTGAAACTTCATTTCATTCCATATCTAGCACCTGGTCATATGATACCTTTGGGTGACATAGCAACTTTGTTTGCATTGCGTGGCCAACAAGTCACAATCATCACCACTCCCTCCAATGCACACTTCTTTACCAAATCTCTCTCATTCGCCAATCCATTCTTTCTCCGCCTTCAAACCGTCGAATTTCCCTCCCAACAAGTTGGCCTCCCAGAAGGCGTTGAATCTATGTCCTCCACCACCAATAGCGCCACCACCGGCAAGATCTTAGCAGGCGCAATGCTCCTCCATGGACCCATTCAGGATTTCATGGAGAAAGATCCACCTGATTGCATCGTTGGCGACTCTGTTTACCCCTGGGTTCATGACTTGGCCCGCAAGCTTCAGATTCCATTCCTCTCCTTCAGCGGATTCTCCCTCTTCACCGTCTCCCTCATGGAAACCCTCAGAACAAACAATTCAATTAATTCTGACACGGATTTTCATTTGGATTCCGGTTCCTATGTCGTTCCAAATTTTCCTCACTGTATTACCATGTGCTCAAAACCACCAAAGATGTTCACAGGATACATGGAAATGGTGCTTGAGTGGATGATCAAAAGTAACGGACTCATCATCAACAACTTCGCCGAACTTGATGGAGAAGAGTGCATTGAACACTATGAGAAAACCACAAGTCTGAAATCGTGGCATCTTGGTCCAGTTTCTCTTATTCGTAGAACAAATGAAGAGAAAGCAGAGAGGGGAAACGAGAATGTTGTGAGTGTCCACGAGTGCCTGAGTTGGCTCAACTCAAAGCACGATAACTCAGTATTGTACATAAGCTATGGAAGCATTTGTTATTTCTCTGACAAACAACTTTACGAGATTGCATGTGGAATAGAAGCATCAGGTCACAAATTCATATGGGTTGTTCCTGAAAAAATAGGGAAGGAAGATGAGAGTGATGAGGAGAAAGAAAAATGGTTGCCAAAAGGATTTGAAGAGAGAAACATCGGAAAGAATGGTTTGATTATTAGGGGTTGGGCTCCACAGATTATGATTCTGAGCCACACTGCCATAGGTGCTTTTATGACGCATTGTGGGTGGAATTCAATTGTGGAGGCGGTTAGTTCAGGGGTTCCAATGATAACGTGGCCCGTGCATGGCGAGCAATTCTACAATGAGAAGTTGATAACTGACGTGCGGAGGATTGGAGTGGAGGTGGGTGCAACTGAATGGTGCTTGAATGGCGTCGAGGAGAAAGAGAAGGTGGTGAGCAGAGATAGTATAGAGAGGGCTGTGAAGAGATTGATGGACGATGGTGATGAAGCCGAGGAAATTAGGGGGCGTGCTCGAGAGTTTAGGGATAAGGCTAGATTGGCTGTTCAAGAAGGTGGCTCTTCTCATAAGAATTTGTTGGCTTTGATTGATGAACTTAAAAGATTGAGAGACCACAAGCCACTTGATTAA
- the LOC123881674 gene encoding scopoletin glucosyltransferase-like gives MEGVEVERPLKLHFIPYLAPGHMIPLGDIATLFALRGQQVTIITTPSNAHFFTKSLSFANPFFLRLHTVEFPSLQVGLPDGVESMSSTTDSVTANKIFAGAVLLQGPIQDFMEKDPPDCIIGDVIYPWVHDLAHKLQIPAFSFSVFSIFTISLMESLRTNNFFHSHTDSDSGPFVVHNFPHSITMCSRPPKMFTIFMEMMLERMIKNNEPLIINNFTELDGEEFIEHYEKTTGLKSWHLGPASLIRRTDQEKAERGNESVVSVHECLSWLNSKQDNSVLYICFGSICYFSDIQLYEIACGIEASGHKFLWVVPEKIGKEDESDDEKKKWLPKGFEERNIGKNGLIIRGWAPQIMILSHAAVGAFMTHCGWSSIVEAVSAGVPMITWPVHTEQFYNEKFITDVRRIGVEVGATKWYLSGIEEKEKVVSKDSIEKAVKRLMDGGDEGEEIRGRAREFRDKARLAVQEGGSSNKNLLALIDELKRLRDHKSLD, from the coding sequence ATGGAAGGTGTTGAAGTTGAACGACCACTGAAACTTCACTTCATTCCATATCTAGCACCTGGTCATATGATACCTTTGGGTGACATAGCAACTTTGTTTGCATTGCGTGGCCAACAAGTCACAATCATCACCACTCCCTCCAATGCACACTTCTTTACCAAATCTCTCTCATTCGCCAATCCATTCTTTCTCCGCCTTCACACCGTCGAGTTTCCCTCCCTACAAGTCGGCCTCCCAGACGGTGTTGAATCTATGTCCTCCACCACTGATAGCGTCACCGCCAACAAGATCTTTGCAGGCGCAGTGCTCCTCCAAGGACCCATTCAGGATTTCATGGAGAAGGATCCACCTGACTGCATCATTGGGGATGTCATTTACCCTTGGGTTCATGACTTGGCCCATAAGCTTCAGATTCCAGCCTTCTCCTTCAGCGTATTCTCCATCTTTACCATCTCCCTCATGGAATCCCTCAGAACAAACAATTTCTTTCATTCTCACACAGATTCAGATTCGGGTCCATTTGTTGTTCATAATTTTCCTCACAGTATCACCATGTGCTCAAGACCACCAAAGATGTTCACCATATTCATGGAAATGATGCTTGAGAGGATGATAAAAAATAACGAACCACTCATCATCAACAACTTCACTGAACTTGATGGAGAAGAGTTCATTGAACACTACGAGAAAACCACAGGTCTGAAATCGTGGCATCTTGGTCCAGCTTCTCTTATTCGCAGAACAGATCAAGAGAAAGCAGAGAGGGGAAACGAAAGTGTTGTGAGCGTGCACGAGTGTCTGAGTTGGCTCAACTCAAAGCAAGATAACTCAGTGTTGTACATATGCTTTGGAAGCATCTGTTATTTCTCTGATATACAACTTTATGAGATTGCATGTGGAATAGAAGCATCGGGTCACAAATTCCTATGGGTTGTTCCTGAAAAAATAGGGAAGGAAGATGAGAGCGATGATGAGAAAAAAAAGTGGTTGCCAAAAGGATTTGAAGAGAGAAACATAGGAAAGAATGGTTTGATTATTAGGGGTTGGGCTCCACAGATTATGATTCTGAGCCACGCTGCTGTAGGTGCTTTTATGACGCATTGTGGGTGGAGTTCAATTGTGGAGGCCGTTAGCGCAGGGGTTCCGATGATAACGTGGCCTGTGCATACCGAACAATTCTACAATGAGAAGTTTATAACTGACGTGCGAAGGATTGGGGTGGAGGTGGGTGCAACAAAATGGTACTTGAGTGGCATCGAGGAGAAAGAGAAGGTGGTGAGCAAAGATAGTATAGAGAAGGCTGTGAAGAGATTGATGGACGGTGGTGATGAAGGTGAGGAAATTCGAGGGCGTGCCCGAGAGTTTAGGGATAAGGCTAGATTGGCTGTTCAAGAAGGTGGCTCTTCTAATAAGAATTTGTTGGCTTTGATTGATGAACTTAAAAGATTGAGAGACCACAAGTCACTTgattaa
- the LOC123881676 gene encoding UDP-glucose flavonoid 3-O-glucosyltransferase 7-like produces the protein MNSKLINQCKKDSLLSPPHLCAYPNPFSSFRYKKTCICIQKYKGSISHTHNSMEKPFKLYFIPYLAAGHMIPLCDIAALFASRGHFVTIITTPLNAKILPKSNNFNVHTFQFPSKEVGLPEGIENLSAVTDLDGAYKIYQAMALLREHIENFVEQHPPDCIVADFLLPWVDELANKLSIPRFAFNGFSLFTICAMESLKSHPLPDDASGPFVIPNFPQDIVINSTPPVDAKSFMDPLFTIALKSHGFIINSFVEFDGEEYVKYYEETIGHKAWHLGPASLVRETIQEKAERGEKSTLSVQKYVNWLNTKRDNSVIYISFGTMCHFPDMQLFEIASAIEASGYDFIWVIPEKKGKENESEDDKEKWLPKGFQERNKGMIVKGWAPQMVILGHHAVGAFLTHCGWNSTVEAVSAGVPMITWPVQGDQFYNEKLITQVRGIGVEVGVDEWVVTSFREMKKLVGRDCIEKAIRRLMDGGDEAIQIRERSQKLAKITRHVVQEGGSSHKNLTALINELKELRHSKVLN, from the coding sequence ATGAATTCAAAACTAATCAATCAATGTAAAAAAGACTCTTTACTTTCACCACCACATTTATGTGCTTATCCAAACCCATTTTCCAGCTTCCGGTATAAAAAGACTTGTATTTGTATCCAAAAGTACAAAGGCAGtatctcacacacacacaacagTATGGAAAAACCATTCAAACTTTACTTCATTCCATACTTAGCAGCAGGACACATGATCCCATTATGTGATATTGCTGCTCTCTTTGCCTCTCGTGGCCACTTTGTTACAATCATAACCACTCCTTTAAACGCTAAAATACTTCCTAAATCGAACAACTTCAATGTTCATACTTTTCAATTCCCTTCCAAAGAAGTTGGCCTTCCTGAGGGAATTGAGAATCTCTCCGCCGTCACTGATCTTGACGGCGCCTACAAAATCTACCAAGCCATGGCACTGCTCCGCGAACACATTGAGAATTTCGTGGAGCAGCACCCGCCTGATTGTATTGTGGCGGATTTTTTATTACCGTGGGTGGATGAGCTAGCAAACAAGCTCAGTATTCCGAGATTCGCATTCAATGGTTTCTCACTCTTTACTATATGTGCCATGGAATCTCTCAAATCACATCCTCTCCCTGATGATGCTTCTGGTCCTTTTGTCATTCCAAATTTTCCTCAAGATATCGTCATTAATTCAACACCACCCGTGGATGCCAAGTCATTCATGGATCCTCTTTTCACTATAGCGCTAAAAAGCCATGGCTTCATCATCAACAGCTTTGTCGAGTTCGATGGAGAAGAGTATGTTAAGTATTACGAGGAAACCATCGGTCATAAGGCTTGGCATCTTGGCCCGGCCTCTCTTGTTCGCGAAACCATTCAAGAGAAGGCGGAAAGGGGTGAAAAGAGCACATTGAGCGTCCAAAAGTATGTGAATTGGCTCAACACGAAGCGAGATAACTCAGTGATCTACATAAGCTTTGGAACCATGTGTCATTTCCCCGACATGCAATTGTTTGAGATTGCAAGTGCAATAGAAGCATCGGGTTATGATTTCATATGGGTTATCCCCGAAAAAAAGGGGAAGGAGAATGAGAGTGAAGATGATAAGGAAAAATGGTTGCCTAAGGGATTTCAAGAGAGGAACAAGGGAATGATTGTAAAGGGGTGGGCACCACAGATGGTTATCTTGGGTCATCATGCTGTTGGTGCATTTTTGACACATTGTGGTTGGAATTCTACGGTGGAGGCTGTTAGTGCGGGGGTTCCGATGATCACATGGCCAGTGCAAGGTGATCAATTCTATAATGAGAAGCTGATAACTCAGGTGCGGGGGATCGGAGTGGAAGTAGGTGTAGATGAGTGGGTCGTGACTTCTTTTCGAGAGATGAAAAAGCTAGTTGGGAGAGATTGCATAGAGAAGGCTATAAGAAGGTTGATGGATGGTGGTGATGAGGCCATCCAAATCAGAGAAAGATCTCAAAAGCTTGCAAAAATTACTAGACATGTTGTCCAAGAAGGTGGCTCATCTCATAAGAATTTGACGGCTTTGATCAACGAGCTTAAGGAATTGAGACACAGCAAGGTGCTTAATTAA
- the LOC123922678 gene encoding UDP-glucose flavonoid 3-O-glucosyltransferase 7-like, whose translation QDIIINSTPPTVNKSYVDPLLTIALKSHGFIINSFVEFDGEEYVKYYEETIGHKAWHLGPASLVHETIQEKAERGEKSTLSVQTFVNWLDTKRDNSVIYISFGSMCLFSDKQLFEIASAIEASDYDFIWVVPEKKGKENESEDDKEKWLPKGFEERNKGMIVKGWAPQMVILGHPAVGAFLTHCGWNSVVEAISEGVPMITWPVHGDQFYNEKLITQVRGIGVEVGVDEWVVTAFREMKKLVGRDCIEKAIRRLMDGGDEAIQIRERSQKLAKITRHVVKEGGSSHKNLTALINELKELRHGKVIN comes from the coding sequence CAAGATATCATTATTAACTCAACACCACCCACGGTTAACAAGTCATATGTGGATCCTCTGCTCACTATAGCGCTAAAAAGCCATGGCTTCATCATCAATAGCTTTGTCGAGTTCGATGGAGAAGAGTATGTTAAGTATTACGAGGAAACCATAGGTCATAAGGCTTGGCATCTTGGCCCGGCCTCTCTTGTTCACGAAACCATTCAAGAAAAGGCGGAAAGGGGTGAAAAGAGCACATTGAGCGTGCAAACGTTTGTGAATTGGCTCGACACGAAGCGAGATAACTCAGTGATCTACATAAGCTTTGGATCCATGTGTCTTTTCTCCGATAAGCAATTGTTTGAGATTGCAAGTGCAATAGAAGCATCGGATTATGATTTCATATGGGTTGTCCCAGAAAAAAAGGGGAAGGAGAATGAGAGTGAAGATGATAAGGAAAAATGGTTGCCTAAGGGATTTGAAGAGAGGAACAAGGGAATGATTGTAAAGGGGTGGGCACCACAGATGGTTATCTTGGGTCATCCTGCTGTTGGTGCATTTTTGACGCATTGTGGGTGGAATTCTGTGGTGGAGGCTATTAGTGAAGGGGTTCCGATGATCACATGGCCAGTGCACGGTGATCAATTCTATAATGAGAAGCTGATAACTCAGGTGCGGGGGATCGGAGTGGAAGTAGGTGTAGATGAGTGGGTCGTGACTGCTTTTCGAGAGATGAAAAAGCTGGTGGGGAGAGATTGCATAGAGAAGGCTATAAGAAGGTTGATGGATGGTGGTGATGAGGCCATTCAAATCAGAGAAAGATCTCAGAAGCTTGCAAAAATTACAAGACATGTTGTCAAAGAAGGTGGCTCATCCCATAAGAATTTGACTGCTTTGATCAATGAGCTTAAGGAATTGAGACACGGTAAGGTGATTAATTAA
- the LOC123881677 gene encoding UDP-glucose flavonoid 3-O-glucosyltransferase 7-like, with amino-acid sequence MDKPLKLYFIPYLAAGHIIPLCDIAALFASRGHFVTIITTPLNAKILPKSNNFNVQTFQLPFQEVGLPEGVENLSTVTDVESGYKIYQAATLLRKQVENFVEQHRPDCIVADFCLPWVDELANKFHIPRFAFNGFSLFTICAMESLKSNPLPENASGPFVIPNFPHDIIINSIPPIESKSFMDPLLTIALKSHGFIINSFVELDGDEYVEYYEKIIGHKAWHLGPASLVRKTTQEKAERGEKSTISVQKYLTWLNSKQDNSVVYISFGTICYLPDKQLFEIASALETSGYDFIWVVPEKKGMENESEEEKKKWLPKGFEERNKGMIVRGWAPQVVILGHPALGAFLTHCGWNSVVEAVSAGVPMITWPVHSDQFYNEKLITQVRRIGVEIGVDEWNMAAFRDSKKLVKRDRIENAVRRLMDDGDEAVQIRQRSQKFAKIARRVQEDGSSHENLTALIDELKRLRENKVLD; translated from the coding sequence atgGACAAGCCACTCAAACTTTACTTCATTCCATACTTAGCAGCAGGACACATAATCCCTTTATGTGATATTGCTGCTCTCTTTGCCTCTCGTGGCCACTTTGTTACAATCATAACCACTCCTTTAAATGCTAAAATCCTTCCCAAATCTAACAACTTCAATGTTCAAACTTTTCAATTGCCTTTCCAAGAAGTTGGCCTCCCGGAGGGAGTCGAAAACCTCTCCACTGTTACTGATGTCGAGAGTGGCTACAAAATCTACCAAGCTGCTACACTGCTCCGCAAACAGGTTGAGAATTTCGTGGAGCAGCACCGACCTGATTGCATTGTTGCGGATTTTTGTTTACCTTGGGTGGATGAGCTGGCAAACAAGTTTCATATTCCGAGATTCGCCTTCAATGGTTTCTCACTCTTTACCATATGTGCCATGGAATCCCTCAAATCAAACCCTCTCCCTGAAAATGCTTCTGGTCCTTTTGTTATTCCGAATTTTCCTCACGATATCATCATTAATTCAATACCACCCATAGAGTCCAAGTCTTTTATGGATCCTCTACTCACTATAGCGCTTAAAAGCCATGGCTTCATCATCAACAGCTTCGTCGAGCTCGATGGAGATGAGTATGTTGAGTATTATGAGAAAATCATCGGTCACAAGGCTTGGCATCTTGGCCCAGCCTCTCTTGTTCGCAAAACCACTCAAGAGAAGGCAGAAAGGGGAGAAAAGAGCACGATAAGCGTGCAAAAGTATTTGACTTGGCTCAACTCAAAGCAAGATAACTCTGTGGTTTACATCAGCTTCGGCACCATTTGTTACTTGCCTGACAAGCAATTGTTTGAGATTGCAAGTGCGCTAGAAACATCGGGTTATGATTTCATATGGGTAGTCCCAGAGAAGAAGGGGATGGAGAATGAGAGCGaagaggagaaaaaaaaatggttgcCCAAGGGATTTGAAGAGAGGAATAAGGGAATGATTGTACGGGGGTGGGCCCCACAGGTGGTTATCCTAGGCCATCCTGCTTTGGGAGCATTTTTGACGCATTGTGGGTGGAACTCTGTGGTGGAGGCTGTTAGTGCAGGGGTTCCAATGATCACATGGCCGGTTCATAGTGATCAATTCTACAATGAGAAGCTGATAACTCAGGTGCGGAGGATTGGAGTGGAAATCGGTGTAGATGAGTGGAACATGGCTGCTTTTCGAGATTCAAAAAAACTAGTGAAGAGAGATCGTATAGAGAATGCTGTAAGAAGATTAATGGATGATGGTGATGAAGCCGTCCAAATTAGACAAAGATCTCAAAAGTTTGCAAAAATTGCTAGACGTGTTCAAGAAGATGGCTCATCCCATGAGAATTTGACGGCTTTGATTGACGAGCTTAAGCGATTAAGAGAAAATAAGGTGCTTGATTAA
- the LOC123881678 gene encoding UDP-glucose flavonoid 3-O-glucosyltransferase 7-like, with product MDKPLKLYFIPYLAAGHIIPLCDIAALFASRGHFVTIITTPLNAKILPKSNNFNVQTFQLPSQEVGLPEGIENVTYVTNIEDGYKLYQATALLHEHVEKFVEQHPPDCIVADFCLPWVDELANKFHIPRFAFNGFSLFTLCAMESLKSQPLPENASGPFVIPNFPHDIIINSIPPIESKSFMDPLLTIALKSHGFIINSFVELDGDEYVEYYEKIIGHKAWHLGPASLVRKTTQEKAERGEKSTISVQKYLTWLNSKQDNSVVYISFGTICYLPDKQLFEIASALETSGYDFIWVVPEKKGMENESEEEKKKWLPKGFEERNKGMIVRGWAPQVVILGHPALGAFLTHCGWNSVVEAVSAGVPMITWPVHSDQFYNEKLITQVRRIGVEIGVDEWNVAAFRDSKKLVKRDRIENAVGRLMDDGDEAVQIRQRSQKFAKIARLVQEDGSSHENLTALIDELKRLRENKVLD from the coding sequence atgGACAAGCCACTCAAACTTTACTTCATTCCATACTTAGCAGCAGGACACATAATCCCTTTATGTGATATTGCTGCTCTCTTTGCCTCTCGTGGCCACTTTGTTACAATCATAACCACTCCTTTAAATGCTAAAATCCTTCCCAAATCTAACAACTTCAATGTTCAAACTTTTCAATTGCCTTCCCAAGAAGTTGGCCTCCCGGAGGGCATTGAAAATGTCACCTACGTCACTAACATTGAGGACGGCTACAAACTCTACCAAGCTACCGCACTGCTCCACGAACACGTTGAGAAGTTCGTGGAACAGCACCCACCTGATTGCATTGTAGCGGATTTTTGTTTACCTTGGGTCGATGAGCTGGCAAACAAGTTTCATATTCCGAGATTCGCCTTCAATGGTTTCTCACTCTTTACCTTATGTGCCATGGAATCCCTTAAATCACAACCTCTCCCTGAAAATGCTTCTGGTCCTTTTGTTATTCCGAATTTTCCTCACGATATCATCATTAATTCAATACCACCCATAGAGTCCAAGTCTTTTATGGATCCTCTACTCACTATAGCGCTTAAAAGCCATGGCTTCATCATCAACAGCTTCGTCGAGCTCGATGGAGATGAGTATGTTGAGTATTATGAGAAAATCATCGGTCACAAGGCTTGGCATCTTGGCCCAGCCTCTCTTGTTCGCAAAACCACTCAAGAGAAGGCAGAAAGGGGAGAAAAGAGCACGATAAGCGTGCAAAAGTATTTGACTTGGCTCAACTCAAAGCAAGATAACTCTGTGGTTTACATCAGCTTCGGCACCATTTGTTACTTGCCTGACAAGCAATTGTTTGAGATTGCAAGTGCGCTAGAAACATCGGGTTATGATTTCATATGGGTAGTCCCAGAGAAGAAGGGGATGGAGAATGAGAGCGaagaggagaaaaaaaaatggttgcCCAAGGGATTTGAAGAGAGGAATAAGGGAATGATTGTACGGGGGTGGGCCCCACAGGTGGTTATCCTAGGCCATCCTGCTTTGGGAGCATTTTTGACGCATTGTGGGTGGAACTCTGTGGTGGAGGCTGTTAGTGCAGGGGTTCCAATGATCACATGGCCGGTGCATAGTGATCAATTCTACAATGAGAAGCTGATAACTCAGGTGCGGAGGATTGGAGTGGAAATCGGTGTAGATGAGTGGAACGTGGCTGCTTTTCGAGATTCAAAAAAGCTAGTGAAGAGAGATCGTATAGAGAATGCTGTAGGAAGATTAATGGATGATGGTGATGAAGCCGTCCAAATTAGACAAAGGTCTCAAAAGTTTGCAAAAATTGCTAGACTTGTTCAAGAAGATGGCTCATCCCATGAGAATTTGACGGCTTTGATTGACGAGCTTAAGCGATTAAGAGAAAATAAGGTGCTTGATTAA
- the LOC123881675 gene encoding scopoletin glucosyltransferase-like — MNMEHEEKALKIYFIPYLAPGHMIPLCDIATLFASRHQNVTIITTPFNAQILSKSIPLNQNLRLHTVPFPSQEVGLPDGMESLSAATNPDNLVKIYQGTTLLRPPIEHFIEQNPPDCIVADFLFPWVDELANKLQIPRLSFNGFSIFAICAMESVKANSLYESSSYVIPDLPHSIAMNATPPKQMTELLGELLETVFKSKGIIINNFNELDGEEYIDHYEKTTGHKAWHLGPASLIRRTIQQKAERGEKSAVSLHKCLSWLNSKPDKSVLYICFGSLCHFQDKQLYEISCGIENSGHEFVWVVPEKKGKENETDEDKEKWLPKGFEERNIGKKGLIVRGWAPQVMILSHSAVGGFMTHCGWNSTVEAVSAGVPMITWPVHGEQFYNEKLITQVRGIGVEVGAAEWSTMGFGEREEVVGRECIEKAVRRMMDGGDEAEEIRRCAQELGDKANLAAQEGGSSYKNLTALIDDLKRSRDRKASGS; from the coding sequence ATGAATATGGAACATGAAGAGAAAGCACTTAAAATCTACTTCATACCTTACTTAGCACCTGGTCATATGATCCCATTATGTGACATAGCAACACTCTTCGCTTCACGCCATCAAAATGTCACCATCATAACAACACCATTCAACGCACAAATCCTTAGCAAATCCATCCCATTAAACCAAAACCTTCGTCTTCACACCGTTCCATTTCCATCCCAAGAAGTTGGCCTCCCCGATGGCATGGAAAGTCTATCTGCCGCAACCAACCCCGACAACCTCGTTAAAATCTACCAAGGCACCACTCTTCTCCGGCCTCCCATCGAACACTTCATCGAGCAAAACCCACCAGATTGCATCGTGGCGGATTTCTTGTTCCCCTGGGTTGATGAACTAGCAAACAAGCTTCAAATTCCTAGACTTTCTTTCAACGGTTTTTCCATCTTTGCTATCTGCGCCATGGAATCTGTTAAAGCAAATTCCCTCTATGAATCTTCTTCTTATGTAATTCCCGATCTTCCTCATTCTATTGCCATGAATGCAACACCACCGAAGCAGATGACTGAATTATTGGGAGAGCTTTTGGAAACAGTCTTCAAAAGCAAGGGAATCATCATTAACAATTTCAATGAACTTGACGGTGAAGAGTACATTGACCACTATGAGAAAACCACTGGTCATAAAGCTTGGCATCTTGGTCCAGCTTCTCTTATTCGCAGAACAATTCAACAGAAAGCAGAGAGAGGAGAGAAGAGTGCTGTGAGTTTGCACAAGTGTCTTAGTTGGCTCAATTCAAAGCCAGATAAATCAGTTTTGTATATATGCTTCGGAAGCCTATGCCATTTTCAGGATAAACAACTTTACGAAATTTCATGTGGGATAGAGAACTCCGGTCACGAATTCGTGTGGGTTGTTCctgagaagaaagggaaagaaaacGAGACTGACGAAGATAAAGAAAAATGGTTGCCGAAGGGATTTGAAGAGAGAAACATTGGAAAGAAGGGTTTGATTGTTAGGGGGTGGGCCCCACAAGTGATGATACTGAGCCACAGTGCCGTGGGTGGTTTTATGACACATTGTGGGTGGAATTCAACCGTGGAGGCAGTTAGTGCGGGGGTTCCAATGATCACATGGCCGGTGCATGGTGAACAGTTTTACAATGAGAAATTGATAACGCAAGTGCGTGGGATTGGGGTGGAGGTGGGTGCAGCGGAGTGGAGCACTATGGGGTTCGGGGAGAGAGAGGAAGTGGTGGGGAGAGAGTGTATTGAGAAGGCTGTGAGGAGGATGATGGACGGTGGTGATGAAGCTGAGGAAATCAGAAGGTGTGCTCAAGAGTTAGGGGATAAGGCTAATTTGGCGGCTCAGGAAGGTGGTTCGTCTTACAAGAATTTAACAGCTTTGATTGATGATCTTAAAAGATCGAGGGACCGCAAAGCTTCTGGTTCCTGA